GTTACCTGACCCGGCGTCTGGTGGACGTCTCGCAGGACGTCATCATCCGCGAGACGGACTGCGGCACCGAGCGCGGCATCATCATGCCGATCGGCGAGAGTGGCCCCGACGGCAAGCTCGTCTGGGACGTCCACGTCGAGACCAGCGTCTACTCGCGTAGCTCTGCGGAGGACGTCACCGACGAGGACGGCAACGTGCTTCTCGCACGTGGTTCGGACCTCGGCGACTCGGCGATCGAGACCCTGCTCACCGCTGGCGTGTCGAAGCTGAAGGTGCGGAGCGTGCTGACCTGCGAGTCGGCCGTCGGGGTGTGCGCGGTCTGCTACGGCCGTTCGATGGCGACCGGCAAGCTGGTCGACATCGGCGAGGCAGTGGGCATCGTCGCCGCACAGTCGATCGGTGAGCCCGGCACGCAGCTCACGATGCGTACGTTCCACCAGGGTGGCGTCGCCGGTGACGACATCACCACCGGTCTGCCTCGTGTGCAGGAGCTCTTCGAGGCCCGCATCCCCAAGGGCAAGGCGCCGATCTCCGAGGTCGACGGCCGAATCCAGATGGAGGAGGGCGAGCGCTTCCGGAAGATCACGATCATTCCGGACGACGGCAGCGAGGAGATCGTTCACGACAAGCTGTCCCGGCGGCAGTGGCTGGCCACCATCAAGGTGGACGACAGCGAGCGGCCGATTCAGGACGGCGACCGCGTGACGGTCGGCCAGCAGCTGCTGGAAGGTGCGGTCGACCCCCACGAGGTGCTCCGGGTCATGGGCCCCAGGGAGGCTCAGCTTCACCTGGTGCGCGAGGTGCAGAAGGTGTACCGGACGCAGAGCGTGTCGATCCACGACAAGCACATCGAGGTCATCGTCCGGCAGATGCTCCGACGGGTCACGGTCATCGACTCGGGCTCCACGGAGTTCCTGCCCGCCTCCTGGGCCGAGCGCAGCGTGTTCGAGGCTGCCAACCGTCGAGTGGTGGCGCAGGGCGGCGAGCCTGCCTCGGGTCGCCCGGTCCTGATGGGCATCACGAAGGCGTCGCTGGCCACCGAGTCGTGGCTGTCGGCGGCCTCCTTCCAGGAGACGACCAGGGTGCTCACCGATGCCGCGATCAACGGCAAGAGTGACAAGCTGGTCGGCCTGAAGGAGAACGTGATCATCGGTAAGTTGATCCCGGCAGGCACGGGCATCAACCGCTACCGGCACATCCAGGTGCAGCCGACCGAGGAGGCGCGGGCCGCAGCGTATGCGATCCCGTCCTACGACGACGGCTACTACACCCCGGACGTGTTCGGCACCGGCACCGGTGCGGCAGTGCCGCTGGACGACTATGACTTCGGCCGCGACTTCCGCTGAGGTTCGTACGCTTCATCCGAGGGCCCCGAGGCAATGCCTCGGGGCCCTCGGCCTGTGTAAGAGCGACGTTCGGGCACCTGCGCGCCCGGCGGCCCGGTCGCCACGGCCCGGACAGCTGTGCCTACGGCCGGATCGTCGCTCGTGTCTGCCTGCATACCTGCGTGGTTGCGCGGCGGACAGGCTGCCGAGCCGATCCGGGCTGCACGACGTCGGACGCAGGCGACGGTCGACGGCGGCCGATGTGACGGCGGCGATGACACGCCGTCAGCCCCAGTCCGAGGCGGCAGCCGGACGAGGCGAGCCCACGCGTCGGGCGCAGGCAGTTCCGTCTTTCTCGACGTCAGCGGGCCATCGCCGCAGGGCTGGTGGACATCGGGCGCGACGGGACACCGGCGATCCTTCCGGTAACCGGAAGCACGGTCGACGCTTCTGCGACTGATCTTGCTTGAATACGGGCGCGGACCGGAGAAGATTAGGTCGTCAGTTCACTCGTCAAGAAAGAGGCGACTCCGATGGCGAAGGTCACGCCAACCGCAAAGAAGCTGTTGCTCGGCCGCGAGATCGCCTACCTGCGAGATCGGGCAGGGCTGTCCCAGAGCGAGGCCGCCGCGTTGATTGAGAAGCGACAGAGCCAGTTCACCGCCCTGGAGTCCGGCCAGGCGAGTATCACGCCCGGCGACCTGCGACTGCTGCTCGGCGGGCTGGGGGTGACCGAGGAGCAGCACATCAGCGCCCTGCTGGAGTTACGCCGAGGCAATCACCAACGGGGCAGATGGACCGGCATTCGCAGTCTCTACAACGAGGACTTCCGGACACTGGTGGATCTGGAGGAGCACTGCGACCTGATTCGCACCGTCGAGTGCGAGGTGCCGCCGGGTCTGCTGCAGTGTGAGGCGTTCACCCGCGCGCTCTACTCCTACGCGCACACCGGACCCGATCTCGACGACCGGGTTCAGGCGAGGCTGGCGAGACAGGCGATCTACCACAAGCCGGAGCCCCCGCAGGCGGCGTTCGTGATCTCGGAGTCGGCGCTGCGGCGGCAGTACGGCCCGCCCGAGGTGATGCGTGAACAGATCGACTACATGATCGCCCTGTCGACGCTGCCCAACGTTCGTCTCCAGGTGCTGCCCTTCAAGACCAGGGTGCAGAGTGCCTCGATCCGTGACGGCTTCGTGCTCCTGCGAATCCCCTCTCCGGGTGTCGCCGGTCCCTTGGAGTTCGCCTACACCGAGAACGAGGCAGAACTGCGGTACCTGGACGACAAGCGGACGGTGACGATATTGGACACTGCCTGGGCCCGATTGGCAGGCGCGGCACTGAGCTTCGACGACTCCCGCGAATTTCTGCGGGTGGTGGCGGATGAGTACTGTTGAGAGGCCGTCACCCATGACCAGCTATGGAGCCCAGGACATGAAAGCCAAGCCGACTGAGTTCTCTCGGTTCGACTTCCGTACGTCCAGTTACAGCGGTGAGAACGGCAACAACTGTGTCGAGGTCGCGCGGCTGACCGACGTGGTCGGCCTTCGCGACAGCAAGGTCGAGTTCGGCTCCTCGCACGACGTGGTGCTTCGGGTGTCGCTGTCGGCCTTCGCCGGCCTGCTGACCGCAGTGAAGGACGGGCGGTTGAGTCGCTAGTCGCCTATCGGGGCGGGCCCGCGCAGCGCCGCGCGGAGTCCCCGATCACCGTCGATCGCCGGGCAGCGGCAGGCACCGAGTACGGGCTCCCCTACTGGTCACGCCGAGTGGAACAGCGCCGAACCCGGACGGACACCAGGACGATACGCACCGTCGAATACAGCACCGCCGCGATCGGCAGCACGATTCGTAACAGCGGCCGGTCGACGAAGTAGAAGGCGGCCGACGCTCCGATCACCGCAACCGTGATGAGCCCGATGACGACCTCACGGCCGATCGACTCGGCGAGACGACCCATGACGAGTTCCGCGAAGAGTCTGTTC
The Actinoalloteichus fjordicus DNA segment above includes these coding regions:
- a CDS encoding Scr1 family TA system antitoxin-like transcriptional regulator; protein product: MAKVTPTAKKLLLGREIAYLRDRAGLSQSEAAALIEKRQSQFTALESGQASITPGDLRLLLGGLGVTEEQHISALLELRRGNHQRGRWTGIRSLYNEDFRTLVDLEEHCDLIRTVECEVPPGLLQCEAFTRALYSYAHTGPDLDDRVQARLARQAIYHKPEPPQAAFVISESALRRQYGPPEVMREQIDYMIALSTLPNVRLQVLPFKTRVQSASIRDGFVLLRIPSPGVAGPLEFAYTENEAELRYLDDKRTVTILDTAWARLAGAALSFDDSREFLRVVADEYC
- a CDS encoding DUF397 domain-containing protein, which encodes MTSYGAQDMKAKPTEFSRFDFRTSSYSGENGNNCVEVARLTDVVGLRDSKVEFGSSHDVVLRVSLSAFAGLLTAVKDGRLSR